One part of the Vanessa tameamea isolate UH-Manoa-2023 chromosome 8, ilVanTame1 primary haplotype, whole genome shotgun sequence genome encodes these proteins:
- the LOC113399811 gene encoding uncharacterized protein LOC113399811, protein MLGSMSKTEAFFFQGSRRGPPRRTSITVLGTVIKVQAQMKYLSLILDGRWSFWQYFVKLGPKLISGAAALGHLRTWEDWVCYAGGVRPMVLYGALIWMDALTADNWAFLRKPQRVIAVGGIKGYRTVSWTAATLPAGDPPWEFQAEVVAEVYRFRVEARNRGVCPGSAEVGWIRALAQQALFVRWEDELGSPSAGLVAVEAVRSHLSRWVKRKCGTLTFKMTQVLTGHGCFGKYLNGIARREVSPSRHECGASVVTAYHTLSECAAWGLH, encoded by the coding sequence ATGCTGGGCTCCATGTCGAAAACGGAGGCATTTTTTTTCCAAGGTTCACGGAGAGGACCCCCACGAAGGACGAGTATCACCGTCCtggggacggtgatcaaggtgcaggcccagatgaagtatctgAGCCTGATCCTGGACGGACGATGGAGCTTCTGGCAATATTTTGTCAAACTCGGCCCCAAGCTCATCAGTGGTGCCGCCGCCCTAGGCCACCTCCGAACGTGGGAGGACTGGGTTTGCTATGCCGGCGGAGTGAGGCCGATGGTGCTGTACGGTGCCCTAATTTGGATggacgccctcaccgctgacaatTGGGCCTTCTTGCGGAAGCcccagagggtcatagcggttgGAGGTATCAAAGGGTAtcgtacggtgtcgtggacgGCGGCGACACTTCCCGCGGGCGATCCGCCTTGGGAATTCCAGGCGGAGGTGGTCGCGgaggtgtaccggttccgggtcgaggcgaggaatCGCGGCGTTtgtccagggtcggcggaggtcgggtGGATCAGAGCTCTAGCCCAGCAAGCTCTGTTCGTCCGATGGGAGGATGAGCTGGGGTCACCCTCGGCTGGCCTGGTGGCAGTGGAGGCAGTACGttcccacttgagtcgctgggtcaaGAGGAAATGCGGCACACTCACATTCAAaatgacgcaggtacttaccgggcacggatgcttcggtaagtacctgaacgggatagcgcggcgggaggtgtcaccctcccgccacgagtgtggtgcgtcAGTGGTCACTGCGtaccacaccctgagtgagtgtgctgcaTGGGGGCTCCATTAG